The region ATTCAAGTTTTGCGTCATTTTACCGAAACAGTTCGGCTCTTCCAAACTGATGTTTTTTTTGATCAATACGAAATGCGAAGCCGGCATAATTTAAAAAGTGAGATTCATAGTTTACAAAAGGGTGAACTTATTTAGAAAGAAATTTAGGTTTTATGAAAAGGAATTGAGAATACAAAGGTTTTATGATAGAAAGTGTGCATTGGGAGGCGGGTCTAGTTCCCCACCCTAATCAGGGCGGGGATATAAGATTCACACCCTACCCCCCAAACCGCCCCAACATCGGAACCAATCCCTCTTTCGTTTGACCAGCAGTATCATACCCGGGAAAAATCTTAACCAACTTCAAATAAAAGTTTTTTTCAATACGTTTATTTCCGGAATCCGTCTTTTCGAATACGTCTTTCGTAAACAAATGAAATTCAAAATAACCAGTTTTAAATTTTCCATCCATCCCAATCCGACTTCCAATCCGAAATCGCAAAGGATGATTTGTGTCTAAGGTTTCGAAACAAGATTCGCCTTCAAAAGTTAATGCCTTGGAAATATAAAACTTTTCTTTTACACCCATCTCGTGAAAATCTTTAGAACCAGGAAACTGAATTAATACTTTTCCTTCTCTTCGAAACTCCAAACTATAAGACAAAATCTCTAAATTAGAAACATCTAATGCTTCAATATCAACTGTTAGATGGTGATCCAAAACTTCGGTAGATCTTGTAATAACATTTCCTTCTCGTTGTCCTATCGTAATAATTTTGTTTTTATTCAAAGGAACTATATATTTAAAAACCATACCAGGATCAGGTAAATCTTTTCCTTGGACGGTCATTGCCGAATGAATTGGTGTTTGAGTGATGGTATGAATATCAGGGACTGAGATCTCTGAAGCAAATGCCAGATTCTGATTTGAAAGAATATTACCATCTTTCGATGTAGATTTTGATTTGAATAGTTCTAGAGATTTCAACTTGGCAATCGTCAGCCTTTGCATGACAGCCACTAGGACAAGTACGGCAACTATCAGCACAAGCACAAATACCCAAGTTTCATAGGCATTCATCCTCTCTTCCAACATTCGAATTTGTTCCGTTGAATATGGTTTCATTACTTCAGCGAGTATCATTTAAAATCCTTTTCGATGAAAGACCTATACTATCATTGTCGACTGATTCCCTTGCGAAAAAAACCTCCTTCCCGGAAAAGAGATCGACTCTTAAGACTTAGTTCCCTATTTTTTACACTATGTCGGGTTACAAGTCCTTACTCTACATTCTAGTTTTCTTATATGTTTTTCCCCTCTTCCCACAAAATCATTGGGATAATTACATTCATGAAAAAACGATAGGATCCACCTATCAGATATTTGGTGACAATGTCAACCTAAGGGATGCCGACAACCTCAAGTCAAAGGTGAAAAAGAAACTTTCGATTGGATCCGCCGTGACCATCCTCGCAAAAACGAACCAAATCATGGAACAAGATTCAGTAAAAGAATATTGGTACGAGGTAAAATCGGAAAATGAAATAGGTTATATTTGGGGAGGACTCATTGCCGATTATTCCTTTCCTATCGAAGATCATACAATCTTATGTAAAAATTTAGGAGTCAAACTCGGTAAAATCGAATTAAAACTCATCCAAGGAGACAAACTCCTCTCCCAATCCAAATGGGAGGTTGGCCCTGTCAGCAATGAAAGTTGGAAACATCAAATTTATCCATCGTCTGAGTTTACACCCAGTCCTAAATTTTTATTTGGATTAACTTACTTGGTTTTTTCCGAAATCGAATATGGTTATACCAATGAACAATTGATTACTATCTCTCCAGACAAAAAACTAATATCACAATTCTCGTGGAACCCTGGATCCTGTGATCCACCTTCCTGCGCCGAATCTTGGTTAGTTTTTCCAAGTGAAACACTAAATGCGGATATTAAAACACAAAGAAAAATTACAAAAGGAAAAAAGAATACCATCCAAGAGTTAACTCATAGTTTCGACATAGAAGACTCTAACTTCCACGAGTACTACAAATCAGAATACATTTGGAACGGAACTACCTTCCAAAAAAAGGAATCTCAATAATTTTATGAAACAATTTATCGTTAGTGTTGTCATTTTAGTATTTACTTTTCCTATCTTTTCCTGGAACAACCATGCAGGAATCACCTATCTAATTTTAAAAGATCATTGGAAAGGTAAACCCACCCCAAAAGTCAAAGTGGAGTCTTTAAAATCCTTTTTATCCAAAGAAAAATCATCCATCCAAGAAACTCTTTCTATATCCGAAGAATGGGCACTAAAAAAGTTACCTCACTTAACACCAACTATCGAAAGTTTGAAATTTTCAAAAACAACGAAGGATGCTGACCTTGTTCTCAGTTTTTATAAAGCCCTTCGGGTGAACCCAAATCATAAAGCAGCATTGTACATCCAAGCAGTTCCCAAAAGAAATGGAACCAAACTTCCATTAGATCAACTTACAACTCTTAATGAAAAAGGTAAACTAGTGAATGAAACTTTTTTATCCTTACAAGAAGGGCAAATCATCGGCGCGGATGAAGTTTTGGTCTCTGCTACCGATGAACCAGATTACGACTTAGATTTGTATCTATTTGAAGATAATGGAAGTGAAGTAGGAAAAATTTACGGATTCGGGAGCCAACCATTTGGAAATCCAGCAATCGAATTTTCATCCCAAGCTCCTTTCCATATGGGTTTTTATTACGAACCTGGTATTATTTTTGCTCTCGCAGGATTTCTAAAACAAACTTATCCCGAATACCGAATTCACCAGTTTACCGAATTATCCAAATTAGCCTTTCGCACAGGCCATCCTTATTGGGGGTATCGATTTGCGGGTTGGGCTCTTCATTACATCCAAGACCTAACACAACCATACCACTCTTCTGTATTACCAAGAGTCAGTGCCGCAAAACAAATTGGCGTTCAACTTGTATCTATCGTTGGTTACCAATCACCGAAAAATAATATGATTAACTTTATTTCAGGAAGACATACCCTAATTGAAGAATACCAATACTATTTAATTCGTAATTTGATCGAAACAAAAAACTGGGATCACCCTGTGGCAAACTCAATCACTGAGTTTTCAGAACAAAGTTTTGTAAAGTGGCAAGGAATTGATCTTCTAAGAGGAAATGTATGTAAAGAAGCTTATGACGCCGGTGATCCTATGGATGAACAATTGGAGAATTTAGATATCCCAAAATATGAAACTCTATACGAACCAACACATCCTATCCATACAATTTTAGGAACATTACTTAACAATACATCCAAACACACAAGAGCCTATTTGGATGCTTTAAAATCAAACTAACCTATTTCTTCAACGGCAAATCGTTCCAATAACTCCAATGGAATGATTTCTAACGCGCGTTTGTGGGTAGATTCCAAAAAAACTTTGGGAGCTACCCCATTACGATAAGCTTCCAACCACCTCGATGCACAAAGGCACCAACGTTCTCCAGGATTGACTCCCGGAAAAGCATATTGCGGCCAAGGAGTGATGAGATCATTCCCACTTTGTTTTTGGGACTCTAAAAATTCTTCCGTTGCCAGAACACATACGGTATGAGATCCAAG is a window of Leptospira kanakyensis DNA encoding:
- a CDS encoding SH3 domain-containing protein, with the translated sequence MSGYKSLLYILVFLYVFPLFPQNHWDNYIHEKTIGSTYQIFGDNVNLRDADNLKSKVKKKLSIGSAVTILAKTNQIMEQDSVKEYWYEVKSENEIGYIWGGLIADYSFPIEDHTILCKNLGVKLGKIELKLIQGDKLLSQSKWEVGPVSNESWKHQIYPSSEFTPSPKFLFGLTYLVFSEIEYGYTNEQLITISPDKKLISQFSWNPGSCDPPSCAESWLVFPSETLNADIKTQRKITKGKKNTIQELTHSFDIEDSNFHEYYKSEYIWNGTTFQKKESQ
- a CDS encoding DUF2237 family protein translates to MDMDESLNVFGGPLVPCSTNPLTGFFRDGCCNTSDDDLGSHTVCVLATEEFLESQKQSGNDLITPWPQYAFPGVNPGERWCLCASRWLEAYRNGVAPKVFLESTHKRALEIIPLELLERFAVEEIG